One stretch of Nomascus leucogenys isolate Asia chromosome 9, Asia_NLE_v1, whole genome shotgun sequence DNA includes these proteins:
- the TMPRSS11F gene encoding transmembrane protease serine 11F, with protein sequence MMYAPVEFSEAEFSRVEYQRKQQFWDSVRLALFTLAIVAIIGIAIGIVTHFVVEDDKSFYYLASFKVTNIKYKENYGIRSSREFIERSHQIERTMSRIFRHSSVGGRFIKSHVIKLSPDEQGVDILIVLIFRYPSTDSAEQIKKKIEKALYQSLKTKQLSLTINKPSFRLTPIDSKKMRNLLNSRCGIRMTSSNMPLPASSSTQRIVQGRETAMEGEWPWQASLQLIGSGHQCGASLISNTWLLTAAHCFWKNKDPTQWIATFGATITPPAVKRNVRKVILHENYHRETNENDIALVQLSIGVEFSNIVQRVCLPDSSIKLPPKTSVFVTGFGSIVDDGPIQNALRQARVETISTDVCNRKDVYGGLITPGMLCAGFMEGKIDACKGDSGGPLVYDNHDIWYVVGIVSWGQSCALPKKPGVYTRVTKYRDWIASKTGM encoded by the exons ACCTGTTGAATTTTCAGAAGCTGAATTCTCACGAGTTGAATATCAAAGAAAGCAGCAATTTTGGGACTCAGTACGGCTAGCTCTTTTCACATTAGCAATTGTAGCAATCATAGGAATTGCAATTGGCATTGTTACTCATTTTGTTGTTGAGG ATGATAAGTCTTTCTATTACCTTGCCTCTTTTAAAGTCACAAAtatcaaatataaagaaaattatggcATAAGATCTTCAAGAGAGTTTATAGAAAGGAGTCATCAGATTGAAAGAACG atgtcTAGGATATTTCGACATTCTTCTGTAGGCGGTCGATTTATCAAATCTCATGTTATCAAATTAAG TCCAGATGAACAAGGTGTGGACATTCTTATAGTGCTCATATTTCGATACCCATCTACTGATAGTGCTgaacaaatcaagaaaaaaattgaaaaggctTTATATCAAAGTTTGAAGACCAAACAATTGTCTTTGACCATAAACAAACCATCATTTAGACTCACAC CTATTGACAGCAAAAAGATGAGGAATCTTCTCAACAGTC GCTGTGGAATAAGGATGACGTCTTCAAACATGCCATTACCAGCATCCTCTTCTACTCAAAGAATTGTCCAAGGAAGGGAAACAGCTATGGAAGGGGAATGGCCATGGCAGGCCAGCCTCCAGCTCATAGGGTCAGGCCATCAGTGTGGAGCCAGCCTCATCAGTAACACATGGCTGCTCACAGCAGCTCACTGCTTTTGGAA aaataaagaCCCAACTCAATGGATTGCTACTTTTGGTGCAACTATAACACCACCCGCAGTGAAACGAAATGTGAGGAAAGTTATTCTTCATGAGAATTACCatagagaaacaaatgaaaatgacattGCTTTGGTTCAGCTCTCTATCGGAGTTGAGTTTTCAAATATAGTCCAGAGAGTTTGCCTCCCAGATTCGTCTATAAAGTTGCCACCTAAAACAAGTGTGTTCGTCACAGGATTTGGATCCATTGTAGATGATG GACCTATACAAAATGCACTTCGGCAAGCCAGAGTGGAAACCATAAGCACTGATGTGTGTAACAGAAAGGATGTGTATGGTGGCCTGATAACTCCAGGAATGCTATGTGCTGGATTCATGGAAGGAAAAATAGATGCATGTAAG ggAGATTCTGGTGGACCTCTGGTTTATGATAATCATGACATCTGGTATGTTGTAGGTATAGTAAGTTGGGGACAATCATGTGCGCTTCCCAAAAAACCTGGAGTCTACACCAGAGTAACTAAGTATCGAGATTGGATTGCCTCAAAGACTGGTATGTAG